The following are encoded together in the Brassica napus cultivar Da-Ae chromosome A9, Da-Ae, whole genome shotgun sequence genome:
- the LOC106347124 gene encoding UDP-glucose 6-dehydrogenase 1 has protein sequence MVKICCIGAGYVGGPTMAVMALKCPEIEVSVVDISEPRINAWNSDKLPIYEPGLDDVVKQCRGRNLFFSTDVERHVFESDIVFVSVNTPTKTQGLGAGKAADLTYWESAARMIADVSKSSKIVVEKSTVPVRTAEAIEKILTHNSKGIEFQILSNPEFLAEGTAVKDLYNPDRVLIGGRGNAAGEKAVQALRDVYAHWVPVERIICTNLWSAELSKLAANAFLAQRISSINAMSALCEATGADVTQVAHAVGTDTRIGPKFLNASVGFGGSCFQKDILNLIYICECNGLPEAANYWKQVIKVNDYQKTRFANRVVSSMFNTVSGKKVAILGFAFKKDTGDTRETPAIDVCNRLVADKAKLSIYDPQALEEQIRKDLFMARFDWDHPVSLQQIKAEGMLEQVSVVSDAYEATKDAHGICVLTEWDEFKSLDFERIFESMRKPAFVFDGRNVVDAVKLREIGFIVYSIGKPLDSWLKNMPSVA, from the coding sequence ATGGTGAAGATATGCTGCATCGGCGCCGGCTACGTGGGCGGTCCAACCATGGCCGTGATGGCTCTCAAGTGCCCCGAGATCGAAGTATCCGTCGTCGACATCTCCGAGCCAAGGATCAACGCTTGGAACAGCGACAAGCTTCCCATCTACGAGCCAGGCCTGGACGACGTGGTCAAACAATGCAGAGGCAGAAACCTCTTCTTCAGCACAGACGTGGAGAGACACGTCttcgagagcgacatcgtcttcgTCTCGGTCAACACTCCTACAAAAACACAAGGCCTCGGCGCCGGCAAAGCTGCTGACCTCACTTACTGGGAGAGCGCTGCTCGTATGATCGCTGACGTCTCCAAGTCCAGCAAAATCGTCGTTGAGAAGTCCACAGTCCCTGTCAGAACAGCGGAGGCTATTGAGAAGATACTGACGCATAACAGCAAGGGGATAGAGTTTCAGATTCTGTCCAACCCTGAGTTTCTCGCTGAGGGGACTGCGGTTAAGGATCTCTATAACCCGGACCGTGTGCTAATCGGTGGGAGGGGTAATGCAGCTGGGGAAAAAGCTGTTCAAGCTTTGAGAGATGTGTATGCTCATTGGGTTCCAGTGGAACGCATCATCTGCACTAACCTCTGGTCAGCTGAGCTATCCAAGCTCGCGGCAAACGCGTTTTTAGCTCAGAGGATATCATCTATCAACGCAATGTCTGCTCTATGCGAAGCCACAGGAGCTGATGTGACACAAGTCGCTCATGCGGTTGGTACAGATACTAGAATCGGCCCCAAGTTCTTGAACGCGAGTGTTGGCTTCGGTGGATCTTGTTTCCAAAAGGACATCCTCAAtcttatttatatttgtgaGTGCAACGGCTTGCCAGAAGCAGCTAACTACTGGAAACAAGTCATCAAGGTGAACGACTATCAGAAAACCCGGTTCGCGAACCGGGTTGTTTCCTCGATGTTCAACACCGTATCAGGCAAGAAAGTAGCGATACTCGGTTTTGCGTTCAAGAAAGACACGGGGGACACTAGAGAGACGCCAGCCATCGATGTCTGCAACAGATTGGTCGCTGACAAGGCCAAACTGAGCATATACGACCCGCAGGCTCTTGAAGAACAGATCAGGAAAGATCTTTTTATGGCTAGGTTTGACTGGGACCATCCGGTTTCTCTTCAGCAGATCAAAGCTGAAGGTATGTTGGAGCAAGTGAGCGTCGTCTCGGATGCTTACGAGGCGACCAAAGACGCGCATGGGATTTGTGTTTTGACCGAGTGGGATGAGTTTAAGTCGTTGGACTTCGAGAGGATCTTTGAGAGTATGCGTAAGCCTGCTTTTGTGTTTGATGGTAGGAATGTTGTTGATGCAGTGAAGCTGCGTGAGATTGGGTTTATTGTTTACTCCATTGGTAAGCCGCTTGATTCATGGCTCAAGAACATGCCTTCTGTGGCATGA